A region of the Antedon mediterranea chromosome 4, ecAntMedi1.1, whole genome shotgun sequence genome:
AAAACCTAAATGGTACCTCACCTCAATGAACAAtggtttcatttcatttatttttgtcagaaaaatacatttaacaaaCATAAAAGAAAAGAGTTCAAAACCCAAAAGATTGGGTAACCAAAAGGCGAAATGAATTACTAGTGTCAAGTTGCTTAccaaaattgaaattgaaaaaaaaaaaaaaaatcatggtGCATCCTTGTTGTCTAAAAAGGTCAGTCTCTAATTTTGAAATGGGTGCATCATTGTTACATAAAAGTAAGTTATCTTTTTGACGCAGGGGTGCttcatggtattcataaggtatgacgCACATTGGATAAATGATGCACCTCTCCCTGGGGGTTATATAGTAGGTCATTCAATTGACAATTAGtgcattaaagatgtattgtcccccaaaaacatgaaaaatgaaggttaattaaatcagactttaaatatgttatttcttagttttaataaagttaatcacttccgtagaaaaaaaaaacgaaacaaataatgttttcacttgtaaaatgacaaaataaatggttaaattcaaccaaaaatccattggctggcagccaatttgaccattttttgctttaaattacatttttttcaggtaatacattttttttcgatccaatttttggtcaaagtggataaaaatttattttttcagggggacaatacatctttaagtaatcTTCAGTCTATGTATGTAGCTGAATGAAATATTTATGTTACCTTTCAACAGATTCTAAATGGTCATATTTTGGTTGTtggtttttgttgaatatttctCTTTTCTTCAATTCATCGTCAGACACAACTTCATTAAAATCCTGGTAAAATTTGCAGTGTTTACGATCTCGACTAGCTGAGCAGGCAAAGAATCTTGAAATCTTTGCAGAATTTGGACATATTTTTTCGAATAACAATGTTGGgcctaaaatatatatataaaattaaaaggcAAAAATTTAGCaatcattttaaaaaccaaaatgtttacattttttagtcTTATCTGATGCATGTTAAGCATTAAACTcaatatttaattgttaatagACATTGATAAATAGACATTGATAAATGCACATGACAAATTTAAATTGCGCTCTAGATTGGAATCCTTGTACCAAAAAACCAATCAATAACTCAATTTATAAATTCTGAAGGATATAaaatacgccgtggttaggattccggcaccggaactcaactgcccaccattagggaatccgacacgctgttgcgcatgcccagagctctggaaagtgaattatagcttgtgCCACACATACCACACTACCACTGAGAGTGGGAGTGTtaggatttactgtagcctagttaGTCGTTGCACGAGCGAGAGAgaaacttggcctaggccatacatgaattaataattaaaatacgactacgccacgcgttaaaataattattatgatattaataagaatcagtatctatctacCGTAACAATCGTAATGCTGTAGTTAGCGTTGCGACTCCGACTTCCcgaacatttttttcacatccacgcggtggctgccgtcaacaaattaacttgtgattgcatgttatgtacagttataatgcgttatatgaaatcttttattttgtacttgaaaaatcataaaactagtcaactcatgtaattatataattcataattatatgaagtttatatatgaatgaagcaaccactttttaattacaaaataaataggcccactggtcacgtctagctggtaggcctagcctagtatttactattagtggatcccgtattagtaggcatctaCGCTCGCTAGTTCGCCATGGCGgagctatgaaatgatccatcgctgtatagagtcgccgattacctcgctctaggcctgcgcaatagcgtgttggattccctaacggtgggcagttgagttccggtgccggaatcctaaccacggcgtataaaataataaataaaataataattaacattaaatatacgccgtggttaggattccggaaccgaaactcaactgcccagcgttggGGAATCCGGCACGcgattgcgcatgcccagagtgaggtaatcggcgactctgtACTCGATCCATCTACAGACTATAAACAGCTAAATGTGACCAGGGGCCTATTTATTtcgtaattaaaaaaatggttGCTTcctgactagttttatgatttttcaagtacaaaataaaagatttcatataacgcattatactgtaataacatgcgtatacaagttgatttgttgacggcagccgcCGCGCAGATATGATGTGAAAAAAACAGAACCGTTCGGGAAGTCGGGGTCGCTACGCTATTCACTCTGTCTAATAAAattacagcattacgattcttagatagataggctgattcttatcaatatcataataattattttaacgcgtggcgtagtggtattttaattattaattcatatggcctaggctaggctaggccaagtttcatccatcgctcgcgcaacgactaacTATAGGCaataggctacagtaaatccctaacACTCTCCGACTCTCGGTGGTGTGGTGGTGCGCGGTAAGTGCAAAGCTATAATTacttcgctctgggcatgcgcaatagcgtgtcggattccctaacgctgggcagttgagttccggtgccggaatcctaaccacggcgttaaatatatttttattaataaatacatatgatattgataatatacGAATACAGATAACTCTGACCACTACGCAGCGCTTTGTtctgtatgaaaaaaaatctagtaagGCTAGGCCCGACTTAGCCTAGCGAGGTCCTCGCTGAGCAAGCAGGTCAACTAGCCTAAATAGTATacgctagctaggcctagtactagtagctagttcctagctagcctagctaggccctactaggaGGGCCACGTAGAGAAGTATGTGTAGGCATGTGTTATTTCAAAATCATCCTACCATGTGGACAGGTTGGAGCCATGCTTGAATCGTACCCTTCAAAGACAACATCATACCCAATACTTGAAGGCATTATCTActaatgaatataattattttaggcctaaaatcAAGTGTTATCGCGATTGCAAATTCCCCACGTTTTCAACATGTCATTTTGAGTTTATTGACACatattatagagggcgcaatcTTAAAGTTATTTTACGTTATCAGCCAATCAGCACGCTCCGAATAGGGAATTCCCATTTCTATTAAAAGTCCAACACAATCATTTTCCCATTTCACAGATAACAACATACACTATAGGGCCGAGACAAACGTTGTGTTGCCCCTTTTGCATGTAGGGCGAAGTTTGTAGAATTCCGCTgcataattatttataacaaattaattatggCAGGTGTAGATACACAGTTGCCTTTGCTGACAGAAGTATTTCGACCCTACTTGATTGAAAACCTAAAGTTCTCGACGATAATGGCTGACATGGTTTCATTTTTAGACGGCAGTGTCGGTGCAGTAGGTAAGCCAACATGGTAGGCCCTTCAATGTTTACGTTGTgtagtatataggcctaggcctagctctaAAATTATGATATCTTTCTATGAATCCTAGTAATGGTTTCTACATTACTAGTCGTTGAGTAAGGGTAGGCTATGATCCTGCTACAAACACATGATAAAAAACCAAGACAAAAATACAACAGAAATTTCCAGTATGACTCATTATCTGGAAATCCCAGTCAGGTCCACTTCAGGAAACTTTACAGTTGTATTgctttattgtgtttttaagtGGAACATATCATTACTTTTGAATACTAaaacgaaataaaaaatattatttattattattttataatgaatACAGAATTATTTGGAATTATGACGAAGGAACGAGAAGAAGGAGCTCCAGCAGCTATGGATGCATTCCTTGATTTGTTGGAGAAGAAGTCCATTCCAGGATCATATTCACGTTTCATCAATGCACTTAGAAATATGGAAGGTAGCCTACAATTACTTTCAGAAAGTTAGATGTGTTTGTTATCGCATTATCATAATGCATACAAAATATTTTCagaaaattagatatgtttgttATAGCATTATCATAATGCATACAAATACACCTTTGTATGCCAGCCCAAAATATCTTCATTTTCATGGTGGATTTTTAAATGGATCTGCTGTTTTATGTTAAAGATGTAAcacaaaaaattaattaataaaatcaaactttgaatctgtcattttgtggttttatcaagttattcacttatgaaaaaaaaataaactgttaacCAAAACACATTGTCTAACAGACAGTTTTACTAATTGTTttagataaataatttttttttggatccaatttttggttaaagttaataactattatgtgacattaaaatgacatattcaacaaaaaattgtaaactttttttcagggtgacaatacatctttaacataataattgtattgtgtTCCTCTGGCCtataccccccccccctccccatcCAACCTTATTGAATCTGCTCCTCATTGTGTTGTTTCCTATAATTTAGATGAAAAGGTAAAACACATTGCTGATTGGATTGAAGGCATCAATCTAGAAAATCTAGACACAATTGAAGAACAAAAGCATATTGTACGAGCATTTGCACCAAAGCTGCAGGATGTGCAAACAGGCTTGCTCATCCCCCATTTGCAGTGCCTAGGCCGCCAGGATGTTGAGCTTCTGAGGGCAGATGTACAAAATAAGGGTGACTGCTATGCTGCTATTACGTTGATGCTTACTATAACAACAAAACAACCTGGATGGTTTACGGAGCTTGTGAATGCCCTCCGAAAAGTTGAACGCCATGAACTAGCAGATCTTCTTGATCCACCAGAaggttaaaatattatttttttgctttGTGTGCCATGACACTGTTATCCCCAgaattaaagaaagaaataataatatgactAGCAagttgtaataattatatttttattcacaattttaaaaaattccAAATTATAACAAGCAATTTACAATTAAGTAATACTATAAAAAGAACTGTTTCacagattgaaatttattaTAAGTATGAGATTGATGTTTCTGTGAATAtacttttcaaaatattttgttgcaTATACTATCATAAAACTTAATTGacagttattttaatttttgcagATCATATATCAGAAATTTTACCACCGAATATTGAGGAAAATCCAGGTAAAGCATCTATTATCATTTTACATTTCAATACTGACTCGAATTTAAGCCCACTTTCAGGTTTAAACTCACCCCTAGCCcatcaaaatatttgtttaattttcatgtGCAATTTTATAGCTTATCTCCTAGACtgacaaaataatacaataattttattttaattgattaatgaAATGCTAATAAGAACAATGTAAATGAAACACAACACTAAAGAAAGAGAGAGAAAGTTCCAGAGGGCACACTAACAAATAAATATGATGGTTAGTTTTTAGATtgttagttatcaaattatatTGGAAATCGTTGTTCTTTTTGATATAGCAGAGGTTTGTCAAGAGACAGATGCCCCTCAGGAGCTTCAAGCTAATGCTGAGATTAAGCCTCAGGGTAATCCTCAAGATATTCCTCAGGATAATCCTCAAAATAATCCTCAGGAGCCTGAAGAAATTGAAGAGATTGAGCTTCGAGAATATCAAAAAGAACTCGCACAGCCTGCTATTGAAGGGCATAATACGGTGGTGGTTGCGCCTGCTGGGTCAGGTAAAACGGTTGTTGGAGTTTTTATTGCCAACGATCATCTTAATAGAGAAAAGGGTGCCTCAAATGGTAAACCAAAAAAAGTTGCTTTTCTTGTAAACAAGGTaagtttcaataaaaattattgattatGTGTTtgaatcaaaatatatttgggtatatcacaaccatatttgggcacatcacacattttttgtcaaactagttttttatagtgtagacagagcttaagactacATTATAAAAGGCGGACAATCGTGCATGCTAGTATGGACATCAACAAATATTCAATACAATAAGTCTAAAAAActaataaatttaatacattACAGGTTCCTCTTGTGAAACAACAACAAGACCAGTTTAAAAAATACATGGCATCGAGCAAAGTGATTGGCGTGAGCGGTGAAATGGGAAGTATGACGATGGAGGTCAAAGAACTTCTGAAGGACCGCGACGTGATCGTGATGACGGCGCAGATTCTGGTGAACGCACTCAACAATACGGACAGTAATCAACAGAGACTGGATATATCTGATTTCAGCATGATTATCATGGATGAATGTCATCGTTGTCAGGTTTGAAGTTCAAAGTTCAATTGTCACATGGTTATGATGcaatattttttagattaattTGAAAAACAATATGAGTTAAGTCTCAATCCTTGTGTAATAAATGGGTATTTTCTGTTAACAAACTTAAATTCTATAAAGAGACATAAATGAAGTTATATAATTATAGTTTCTGCAGAGgtagttttattttttgctaAAACAGCTCAGTACACTCGGTCAACATGTAACTATTATTCCTTACAGAAAGGTGACCCATACAATGTTATAATGTCAAAATACAGAGACATGAAGATAGATTCGCCTGACAAATCAAGACCACAGGTATGTATAGGTGGCTTTAGTCGTTCTGTATCAATAACATACAACAACTTTTATTGCAGATATCACCATTCAAATCAACTTTCATCTTGTACtgataaaataatcattttgtttctcttaCAGATTGTTGGGTTGACTGCCGGTTTAGGGGTTGGCCAAGCACAATCCTCTTACAAAGCAGAGTCCCACATTCTTATGATATGTGGCAATATGGATGTACATAAGATTTCTATTGTAGAGAAAAACTTGGACGAACTCAACGAACATGTGAACATACCCACTGAGGGTAAGTATTGAGAGAACCAGTTGTGTAATGCAGGGCTCCTGGCTAAGCACCCTTAAGGGGTCCTCCAACACTGGGAGTGCATTTGGCTGCTCATGCTCTAGGCCCTTAATATATGGGTTTAATCAGTGAGCGATTAGCCATTACGTCACTGCTAAGAGGCCCTCCAACACTGGCACTGCTCATGCTTTGGGACCTCTTTAGCTCTGAGGCACCTGTTCCTGAGTGTATAAATGCATGCACATGTGTACACAACAAAATGGAACTCAGATAATCTTTTGATGATGTGAACGTTAACTAATGGCAATAAAGAATTTGGTAATGATTTTGGAAACAATGTTAATTAACTATTATCACTTCTTTTATTGTTTATAGAAACAATCCTTGTTGCTAGGCACCAAGATGATAAATTTGCAGAAGTTGTAAATTCAATCATGGCAaaaattgaaatgattataatggaaTCAGAAGGTAATGGTGTAATAGCCAGAGCAAACTATAGTATTGTGATAGCTTTTCTGACTACCCAAGTTTCAGAATTATGTTACAGAAGTGATAAggataacaaaaaataacaaatagatAGACCTTGGGCATGATGATGACTATgattgaacttttatttttgttattttttaatttatttcatatgcATCATCGAGCAACAGAATGCCAATAaactcttttattttataatttatcatgcttataaactctAAACTAAAAGTCTCATATCATGTCCTTTTTCATTCACAGGATGGAAACGTTTACAAAAACTAGACAGAAACGAGCTGAAATGTCCAAACACGAGGGGAACACAACCCTATGAACAATGGGTTGTTAAGGTGAAGGATACGAGTGCAAAAGTTCTTACAGATAATGACATGAGACGCGTCATTGTAGCATGCACTAACCATTTACGGGTAGGGGTtgttaagttttttttattacattctACTGCAATGTTAggaattacaaaaataaaaaattttaaataccTTAAATGACTATATGAATATTCTGTGTTAAAACCTTGGTGTGGGTGGCTTTTTTCATTTGCAAAGATTTCCTTATTTTCActgtttataaattaattaataatttcaagTATATCACTAGGCATTTTAGAGTTTACCTATGGCTGTCAAATTTCTAATACTGTACTTCTAGATATAAccttttatattaatatactgtataaacatcACAGAAACAGAATAAATATGGGTGAATGATTTGAAAGAGAAGAATGTAAAATTAACtcttttctattatttttaattaggaaTACAACAATGCTCTATTTATAAATCATGCTGCAAGACCTAAAGATGGACTCACTTATCTGCAGAAGTTCTTTGAAAATGAAAACGATAAGTTGGACACATTTACTAAAACTGAAAACCAACTGCATACATTTTTTACAGGTGAGTTAAGTATGTATTGGTACAGCTGGGACGTTTGTCTATCATTGTCGATAGATGAATGAGATAACTGGTCTCTTAGAAAAAGTTAGTCTGTGCGTAATTCATGTCGAAGTTTAATATATTCTTCTACATgtatattgtattaaaaatgtattttgacaAGTTAAGTTGTATAGAGAAAGAATACATATATACACTTGCAGGCATAGAAAAACTCAGTGATATATTggcaattaatttataaattgtgaCGAAATCTGTCAGGATGATAAAATTTGCTTCAAAAGTATTACAAGTGTGACTCGTCAACACGGTTCTTTTAATTCAACTACTGTTTTATTACTTCACCGAGCGTAACGTAGTTTGCATAATTtgcaaataacaaacaaatataattagcatattaacAGAACATATGTGACATCTTTCCTTttctaacaaaataaatttctaaagtttaatttttattttttttaaaaattaatatcaaaagtAAATTAGACACGATATATCACATtctcataaataaataatattacttttccttaaacataaattgtttcttagatcacattcatatgtttcaaattgtttcttagatcacattcatatgtttcaTACATTATAGGATGGTTTGAAAATAAACATGATATCTGCAAAATAACCATAAAATGAAGTTAATtattgatacatttatttataatccaATCGATCCGGTGGACGACTAACACGATCACTTCTACGTAAGGGTGGTGCTCCCGGTACCTTCTGCAAAGTTGGTACGCCCTTCTGCAAAGTATCCGGTTGTTGAGTGTTTAATAAATGTTGTCGATTCCGTCTGTACGACGTTCCATCTTCGGTCATCACTACATATGAACGGGGTAGCTCATGTTCCTTAGCCACAACAGCAGGTTCCCATTGCCGTCCTTTCAATATTCTCACGTTGTCCCCTTTTCTTAGTTTCGTCAATACACGTGTACCACGATCATAATATTTTGTCATAGACTGTTGACGTGACTGAAGGAAATCTCTAGCTCCGACAATAACTTGTGGTTGCAGCAATGTATGTGTGATTGGAAGTGTTGACCTTAACTTTCTGCTCATCAACAACTGAGCAGGAGAACAATTCAACCCTGCAATTGGTGAATCACGATAGTCTAGTAGAGCAAGATGAAAATCGCTTCCCTCATCAACGGACTTCCTCATGAGTTGCTTAATGGTTTGGACGAAACGTTCAACTTGCCCATTACTTCTGGCATATGTCGGACTGGACGTCACTAAATCGAACCCCCACTGGTTAGCAAACTGTTTGAACTCGTAGCTGGCGAACGGCATGTTATCAGTCATTACTATTTCAGGGATGCCATGTCTTGAGAATATAGATTTCAATTTTTTGATGATTTCTCCAGCCGTTTTGCTAGTGAGTGTCACTACTTCCGGGTATTTGGAAAAATAGTCAACTACAATAAGATGATCTCTGCCAGCGAATGTAAATATATCCGCGCCCAGCTTAGCCCATGGTCTCATAGGAACCTTATGTGGAATCATCGGCTCCCGTTGATTTCTACGCATGAACTTTACACAAACAGGGCACCTTGACACTACTGATTCTATATCGTTGGTCATACCTGGCCAATACAAAATAGACCTGGCCCTCGCCTTACACTTCTCCATCCCAAGGTGACTTTCATGAATTTTATTCAGCATATCTGCTCTCATTTGGCTAGGAACAATCAACTTCTCACCTAAAAACACAAGACCATCAATTTCATGTATCTCATCACGAAGATGCCAATACTGCCTAACTTGCTCCGGTGCACCCCATCTATGTTTAGGCCACCCGCTTTTGCATGTTAGAATTAGAATTTGGAGTACCACATCTGCCTGTGTAGCTCGTATTGCTTCTTCAATTTTTGCTTTACTCATGGGCAATATTTCGTCTAGACTATGCACCCTATATTTCAACTGTTCAAGGGGTTGGGCATCACGATCAACCTTATCAGGATATGCTCTGCTGAGAGCATCAGCTATGTACATGTACTTTCCAGGAACATACTTAACATCAAGCTCATACTTTATCAATTTGAGCAGCATTTGTTGTATTCTAGGACTAGCTTTATGGAGTGGTTTACGTGTGATTGTTTCGAGTGGTTTATGGTCAGTGTGAACTTCAACAGCTCGGCCATATACATATTGGTGGTATTTGTGTATAGAAAAGCAGATCGCCAACATCTCCTTCTCAATTTGTGAGTAATTAACTTCAGCTGATGTTAACGACCTAGAGGCAAACGCAACCGGATGACCCTCTTGAATCAAACAGCTTCCGAGCCCTGTGGATGATGCATCACATTGGATAATGGTTGGCTTCTGTGGATCAAAGAAACTTAAGACTGGTTTGCTACTAATCAACGCCTTTAACTGCCTCAGGGATTCTGCTTGTTCTGGACCCCAAAACCACGCAACATCTTTCTTGAGCAATTCCCGGAGAGGTGCACTCACATTGGACATATTAGGTATGAATTGTGAAAGATAATTAAGCATTCCCATTATACGTTGCAAGTCAGATTTACATTGTGGGTCAGGCATTTCTTTGATAACTCTAACCTTTTCTTCGTCTGGTTTCTGTCCATCGGCACTCACCACGTTTCCCATGAACACCAATTCAGACTGTTTATACTTAAGCTTGCTTCCATTGAATTTGGCATTGTTCGCTCTGGCCGTATCCATCACCCTCTGTACTGTTGCATTATGCTCTGCTTCACTACCTGTAGCTATAATCATATCATCAGATATTATGTGTACGTTAGGTATATGACCAAATATTTGCTGGTTTTGCTTCTGTAGCACCTCACTAGCACTGCAGATACCAAATGGCATTCTTAGAAAACTGTATCGTCCAAAGGGAGTATTGAATGTACATATATCTGCGCTAGCGTCAGTAAGAGGAACTTGCCAGTACGCATCTTTCTGGTCAAAGACAGTGAAAAGTGTTTTACCCGACAGCTGACTCACTACGTCCTTACCGGTCGGTATCATATGATGTTCACGTCTAATGGCTTTGTTCAAATCACGTGGATCCAAACACAACCTCAAGGATCCGTCTCGTTTCTCCACTATCACTAGGCTGTTGACCCAATCTGTTGGTTTGTCGGTCCGT
Encoded here:
- the LOC140046374 gene encoding ATP-dependent RNA helicase DHX58-like isoform X2 encodes the protein MAGVDTQLPLLTEVFRPYLIENLKFSTIMADMVSFLDGSVGAVELFGIMTKEREEGAPAAMDAFLDLLEKKSIPGSYSRFINALRNMEDEKVKHIADWIEGINLENLDTIEEQKHIVRAFAPKLQDVQTGLLIPHLQCLGRQDVELLRADVQNKGDCYAAITLMLTITTKQPGWFTELVNALRKVERHELADLLDPPEDHISEILPPNIEENPEVCQETDAPQELQANAEIKPQGNPQDIPQDNPQNNPQEPEEIEEIELREYQKELAQPAIEGHNTVVVAPAGSGKTVVGVFIANDHLNREKGASNGKPKKVAFLVNKVPLVKQQQDQFKKYMASSKVIGVSGEMGSMTMEVKELLKDRDVIVMTAQILVNALNNTDSNQQRLDISDFSMIIMDECHRCQKGDPYNVIMSKYRDMKIDSPDKSRPQIVGLTAGLGVGQAQSSYKAESHILMICGNMDVHKISIVEKNLDELNEHVNIPTEETILVARHQDDKFAEVVNSIMAKIEMIIMESEGWKRLQKLDRNELKCPNTRGTQPYEQWVVKVKDTSAKVLTDNDMRRVIVACTNHLREYNNALFINHAARPKDGLTYLQKFFENENDKLDTFTKTENQLHTFFTAVEEQLQLIVEDPANCNPLLEKLGSTMKDAYNLKPDSCGILFTTTRSSTEALKAWIEESKDLKHLNPGILIGGGGSGGMTQSQQVDLLNMFKEKKHKLIVATSVAEEGIDIQACNLVFRYNYFSNTIGRIQARGRNRAAFGRFFLIASTDSGLGDLEQMNKIREGMMNTATRAIKALEEKDFLEKIAKYQRTDKAERRMREKGKMERKKEHCDVEIKLTCLQCGLVACSNSDIRKIKNAHHAVVSDTMAGRYKKVPNPKKSKRINDLEFLEKVVCVKCGAEWGCMLKYCGHFFPVLTIKAFIVNYGQGKPIGKYKQWSLVPFSVQDFSIEDDIEKQINKESGGSEI
- the LOC140046374 gene encoding ATP-dependent RNA helicase DHX58-like isoform X1, coding for MAGVDTQLPLLTEVFRPYLIENLKFSTIMADMVSFLDGSVGAVELFGIMTKEREEGAPAAMDAFLDLLEKKSIPGSYSRFINALRNMEDEKVKHIADWIEGINLENLDTIEEQKHIVRAFAPKLQDVQTGLLIPHLQCLGRQDVELLRADVQNKGDCYAAITLMLTITTKQPGWFTELVNALRKVERHELADLLDPPEDHISEILPPNIEENPAEVCQETDAPQELQANAEIKPQGNPQDIPQDNPQNNPQEPEEIEEIELREYQKELAQPAIEGHNTVVVAPAGSGKTVVGVFIANDHLNREKGASNGKPKKVAFLVNKVPLVKQQQDQFKKYMASSKVIGVSGEMGSMTMEVKELLKDRDVIVMTAQILVNALNNTDSNQQRLDISDFSMIIMDECHRCQKGDPYNVIMSKYRDMKIDSPDKSRPQIVGLTAGLGVGQAQSSYKAESHILMICGNMDVHKISIVEKNLDELNEHVNIPTEETILVARHQDDKFAEVVNSIMAKIEMIIMESEGWKRLQKLDRNELKCPNTRGTQPYEQWVVKVKDTSAKVLTDNDMRRVIVACTNHLREYNNALFINHAARPKDGLTYLQKFFENENDKLDTFTKTENQLHTFFTAVEEQLQLIVEDPANCNPLLEKLGSTMKDAYNLKPDSCGILFTTTRSSTEALKAWIEESKDLKHLNPGILIGGGGSGGMTQSQQVDLLNMFKEKKHKLIVATSVAEEGIDIQACNLVFRYNYFSNTIGRIQARGRNRAAFGRFFLIASTDSGLGDLEQMNKIREGMMNTATRAIKALEEKDFLEKIAKYQRTDKAERRMREKGKMERKKEHCDVEIKLTCLQCGLVACSNSDIRKIKNAHHAVVSDTMAGRYKKVPNPKKSKRINDLEFLEKVVCVKCGAEWGCMLKYCGHFFPVLTIKAFIVNYGQGKPIGKYKQWSLVPFSVQDFSIEDDIEKQINKESGGSEI